The genomic interval aacccATACAGGTGTGGTGAATAGGATGCCTGCATTTTGAATTCAATTTAGCAGACAAGCAGGGTCAGCATCCCCTGAGATTAAAGTGTgacagaaatgtaaattctcaTGTTTCACTCCAGACCTAAGGACAGAGTCTCTGGGGTGATGTCCAGAAACCTGTGACTTACCTTGCTTTCCAGGTGACCCTTAACCATGTGAAAGTTTCAGAAACTCAAGTCTCAAGTACATAAAGTGTTATACATAAAGAGGGAAAAGATTTGTCCCTTTATTTTAGACCATTCACCTATCAGAACACTTTATGATTTCTAGAAACAAGGAGGCAATGAGCAcatacacagaaaatgaaaaggacacTGCACCAAACACAGAGTAGTCATGGAGCAATAACCTTTGAGACAGACCATGTGCTCAGCTTTTGGGCTGGTGCTAAACAGAActactgaaaagaaaacataatttctacCTCCAAGGTATTTATAATTGGTAAGAGAAATACGtcataaaaagtagaaaacaccTTAAGACAATATCCACTTAAAGGCTAGATCATCCTACTTATATATTtcagaagatataaaataatgaGTATTAGAAGATTTGAGAAGTGTGGTGGCAAAGGCAGTACATTTTTCACCGAGTCTTGAAGGTAATATTTagacaaggaaggaaagacatCAGGAGAGAAGAGGCCTGGGGCTTCAGGTCAAGGAGAGGATGTGTAGGAAGGCAGAAGTGACCACAAGGTGGGCAACCCAGGAGAGGGGGCCCTGGGTGCTGGTGAGAAGTGGGAGCCTGTTTTACAGGTGGGAGGATCCTGCTGCGGAAGTTCTTGATAAGCAGGCACAGATGGACGGATGCGATGCAGTAGGAAATAAGCTGTTATAGGAGCCTGAGCATGGGAGGGCCAGGCCCAGTGCAGATGCTTTCAGCCTGAATCACAGTACCTAGAAGCCAGGTAAGCGCTGATGGAGTAAGCTGGTAGTGAGCTGACAGAGTCCATAGAAGGTGAACTGTGaaaatggagaagacagaaatgagcagactttgtaaaaaaaagtcattgtcaGAGCCCTTGGTCTGGATTTGCAGGAAGAAGGAAGTAGATGCTTCAGTATTTTCAGCCCACATCCTAGGAGAATATTGGTACAAAGAGCTTTTATTCACAAAGTGTTGAAATGGAAGGGAAGCACTTGGGGAGAACTGCATACTGCCCTCTCTGGCCTTCACTCTCCAGTAATTAATATACTTGTTCACTTAGAGACAAACGCTGTCTTCCGTATGACAAACACTGGGCATTCAACAGAGAAGACAACTAGGTGCAGTCAAGGCATCTGGTCTTGAGATGACCCCACTGTCATCTAAATacctttgataaatatttacacaAGATGCATGTGATTATGCCTCCTGCATCACAACTGTAGAGATGTCTATGAAGATGTCATCACAAGAAATAAAACGTACCTTTGGGTTCATCAAAGAGGTGAAGGAAATCTCCCAAAGAAAGGTACCAACTGCTCTGAGGTAGGAGATGAGTACAGGGGCCCAGCGGGAAGGTCTGAGGCAGGGAGGCTACCCCTAGCCACGGTGGCTAGGAGCAGAGAAGAGTGATGTGCGGTGAAGTTGGTGAGATGTCACGAGCTCAATAAAAACCGACCCCTGTAGGACAGTTGGTTGGGATTTATGAATTTTCAGAAGACCAATGCTTTCCAGACACTTATTAGTAAACAAAGAAATGATAtgataaaattgccttttttgACAGGATCATTCTGGCTGTGGTGTGGAGAACACACTGATGAGACAAGGGTGGGCACATTAAATGAGAGGCTCACTGTGCTGCTGTGTAGATGGCGGGAGCATTTATTGAGCTcccactgtgtgccaagcactaaACTAAGAGATGCAACCTCTGCCTTCAAGATTCATGCTCTTATGATACAAACAGAGTCACAGACAAGTATACCATTCCACAATATTGAGTTTAATTAAGAAACCTCTGTTACATGCAAAGAACTCCAAGACGCCTTGCTGTTCCCTGCCTTCTctgatctctgtgtctctctttgtgaCCCTTTGTGACATCCACCTCTTGTCCCTCCCATTGCTGTTCTAAGTTTTCACTCATTCTTCATACTGGTGGTTTGGGGGAACCCACTGCCAAAAGAGAGGGTTCAGCATTCTGTCTACCTCGGTTCCTGATAATGAGCAACTCCCTTCATGTTGGTCCCTTTTGTGCAACACACCAGGACCCAGCATGAACTGCAGCAAGGCCCCAGATTTTGTCCTGGCAGGGCTGGCCAGGGGCCCAGAGAACAGGCTGGTCCTCTTCGGCGTCTTCCTAGTGCTCTATCTGGGAAGCCTCTTGGGGAATGCGCTCCTTCTGCTGGCCATCGGAGCTGATGTGCGCCTCCACactcccatgtacttcttcctcagccAGCTCTCCCTGGTGGATCTGTGCTTCACTTCCACCACAGCTCCCAAAATCCTTGAGGATCTGTGGACCAGCCACGGAtccatctctttctctggatGTCTGGCCCAATTATATTTCTTCGCTGTTTTTGCTGATATGGACAACCTGCTTCTGACTGCCATGGCTATTGACCGCTATGCTTCCATCTGTCATCCTCTGCACTACCCACTACTAATGACACCTTGTAGATGTGGGCTGCTGGTGGGTGGGTCATGGGGGGTggcgcattctgtctctctggtgCACATCCTATTTCTATcccagttgtgtttctatacaaagCAAGAGATTCCccactttttctgtgattttggCCCACTCTTTCAACTTTCTTGCTCAGATACCCACTCTAATGAGGTCCTAATGATGGTTCTGACTGCGTTGTTAGGAATTGGCCCTCTCCTGTGCATCGTAAGCTCCTATGCCCGTATCTTCCATGCTGTGGCTAGGGTTCCAtcaacaaaggggaaaaagaaagcctTGGCCACATGTAGCTCCCACCTCTCTATGGTCATCCTCTTCTACAGCACAGTCTTTGCCACCTACCTGAAGCCACCATCAACCTCTCGCTCTGTGGGGGCGCTGGCTGCTGCTGTCATGTATACCATGGTAACTCCCACTCTCAACCCTTTCATTTATAGTCTGAGAAACAAGAGTGTGCAGAGCTCACTGAAAAGGGTTCTGGGCATAGGGGGTTCATGGGATTATGACTAATCCCCATAACGGGGTTGTAACACTTTGGAGAAAATCATTCTCCACATCACCACATTTACAAAGCAAGTCAGTTATACCTAAGGCTGGCATAGAGCATTACACAGTCTATAGGAAAGAACACTGAAATAGAAGTAAAGAGAACTAAGGTCTAGGTCCCACCCCAGGtgggggtttctctctctccttctctccctctctctctctccctatataATCTAATGATAAGGATCTTCATTATTAATCTGTTGATAGAAATGGCAATGATAAACAAAATGGCAGTAGCTATGGCAACAGATGACCAATTTTCAATAGTATTAGTGTTAGAAATCAATTAAAGGACAGTTAATCCAAGACACCCtcaaatatatagatagataaatgctTATAtgaatacagtatttttctttttctctgaatgtCTATCCTTCAGCTGGATACTGGCTACCACTGAACAAGAGCATACTGAAggtaatatacatacatatataacataataatataaatataattaggTATATTACATAGATATGTTATACTTAAAGTTTTCCCTATGTAAGTTTTATTCATGACATTAGTTCTGTAAAACTAGTTATCTACAAATTAGTCGTTGAATGGATTCTTCTTTCTGCCATAGACTGTCATGGGTGCTGCAGAGAAAAGATTATTACATCATGTGATAAGGGAATacactctaggggcacctgagtggctcagtcagttgagcatatgacttcagctcaggtcatgatctcacagctcatgaattcgagcctcacattgggctctgtgctaacagctcagaacttggagcctgcttcagattgtgtcttcctctctgcccccgccccattcacactctgtctccccctctctctcaaaaatagataaacattagaaaaagagaatataCTCCAGTTCATTCACTACAACATgtcctctggtctctctctctacataGCATCCACAACATTAAGGCAGAGAacacatattatatacatttgtGGTGCTCCCGTGATCATGTCATTGCACATTATGCATTGTGGAGTGTCTGATGATTAATTCTGTTCAGAAGAACAACTCAAGCTACATGCATTAGAAATTACCCTAAATTGAGAAGAATAAACCTGAAACTTTCATGCTGGGCTTTCTGTTCAGCAGCTGCATATGACCAATTCACAGCCTGGACTTACTTCCTGGATCATCTAGAAGTCAATCCTTTATTTTCATATCCAACCCAATGACTTGTCATGGCATATATTCAGaagttattctaaaaataaattaatggacAATCTGAGTTCACATCCTTTCTGGCTCCCCAAACAGTTCCTCCTAGTCCCCAGGATCTGTGAATACATGCTTGTTACCCTGAATGTCCTCCCTTTAGCCAGATATTAGCACTGAACAATAACTTATCAGAGGAAATCCAAACATTGGATGTTGTGAAGGTGAACAACAGAGGTCAAAAGTCCACTAAGAGATCAGGAAGCCAGTGAGGGTAACAATAATCCAGGGAATCGGTAGTAGTTAAAATTTAACACCAAGTTCATTCAGTGCTTAGAGGACATATTATAGGATTCCTGAGAACCAGAACAAAAGCTGAAATTTGACTGGCCTGGGAATATTAAGTGAAGATAAAGGAGAATAGATGGATATGGAGAAATTTTACATCATAAGAATTGGTTTCTGAGAACTACTAGAACCCCTTTTCTGAGGTATCTTTTGATTGTTATTAATAGTATGTAACCTTGGCTGAAGGTAAGATGGGAAGAATAGAATTATGTCTCccgaattaaaaagaaaacacagaaatatgacTTGTGTATCTTGTATATGAGTTGTGCATTGGTAAAGATCACACTTGTGACCAGAGATTTTGGAAGAAGGACTGGACAGTAGCTGTCACTAGTAGTCGCCTCTCATGCCtctccagcaccaccaccacacaTTACTATCCACCACCACCATTTCCCTCATTACCTAATTCTATACCATctattgagcatttactgtaaTGAAGCTATTGTGAGAAGTACTGAAAAGAGTGATCCGTTGGTACCATTGAACCTTAGATAGAGGTGCACTGTTTATCGTCATAACAgtctaataaaatgttttccagaacTCTTCCAGAGCTATTTTGGTCAGTATGTagtttgttgtttctgttgtgttttgaCAGGGGATTGAGGACTGGGACCATCTAGTCCTCCATCTTGCTGACAGCATCCTTTTTCTG from Suricata suricatta isolate VVHF042 chromosome 7, meerkat_22Aug2017_6uvM2_HiC, whole genome shotgun sequence carries:
- the LOC115296433 gene encoding olfactory receptor 1361-like, coding for MNCSKAPDFVLAGLARGPENRLVLFGVFLVLYLGSLLGNALLLLAIGADVRLHTPMYFFLSQLSLVDLCFTSTTAPKILEDLWTSHGSISFSGCLAQLYFFAVFADMDNLLLTAMAIDRYASICHPLHYPLLMTPCRCGLLVGGSWGVAHSVSLVHILFLSQLCFYTKQEIPHFFCDFGPLFQLSCSDTHSNEVLMMVLTALLGIGPLLCIVSSYARIFHAVARVPSTKGKKKALATCSSHLSMVILFYSTVFATYLKPPSTSRSVGALAAAVMYTMVTPTLNPFIYSLRNKSVQSSLKRVLGIGGSWDYD